From the genome of Maniola hyperantus chromosome 9, iAphHyp1.2, whole genome shotgun sequence:
atcgacctttagaaagagatagcggtttcgtagagcgttgtctctgtcgttgaggttGACAATACTAGTTTGGAAGAACTAGCATGAAGCTGCcagttatataaaaatcttaaaacattGAAGGTACTATGACTATTTAATTGCTAAATCAACTAGTAGTAATAGTTGGTTTTAAGTATTTATGCTTCAAATAGCTGGGACTTATATTTTGGTCATTATAACCGATATATCGTTATAAATGATGTTGTTAATAAACAGTTTTCACTGTATTTGCAACAAGAAGCTAACATGACATACAACAGACAACTATGTCTAAGAGCAGACAAAGAAACCCAGGATAAAAAAGAAGCTaatatacttcatcatcatcatgatcaactcatcgccggctcgctacagagcacgggtctcctctcagagtgagaagggtttggccatagtctaccacgctggccatgtgcaaattggtaagacttcacacacctttgagaacattatggaggactctcaggcatgcaggtttcctcactttgaaaaatgttttcttctttttttctcacaatgttttccttcaccgttaaagcaagtgatattttaactccgaaaagttagaggtgcgtgcccgggaatcgaaccccgacctccgattggaaggcatacgacctaaccactaggctatcacagcttatataatatacttactatactaatattgcaaaaactttttatcaaaactCACAGTGTATGTAGTTAGGATTAGCCAGGCATTGTACAAATTCAAGCTCCACTTGAAATCGTATTCTATTCTGCTCTTCTGTTTCCATTACTGAAAtaacacaataaaaataaaacaatctgGAGGATAataatctatattattatactacaaGATATCAGAGACATGGtcactaactatgggcctcacaagaaagctcagtcactcagcgggcaatgaagagagctatgcaGAGTTTTATAGCAAAAGCAACTTAACACTCTTACATGATACTCCAGGATAACATAAAGGAGTTTTTAAACTGAATCACTATAGGGTTCATTTGGGATAAGctatttttttgtcaattgtTTTTCTTTACAAGGGGTTGTAATGATAAGTCCAGCTGCTCGATAgtgactatttatttttattctacctGCATGCactttttatgtacttagtaataCGCATACAACATCTTTCCCctaaaacaaacaaattaagAAACAATGGTATAAACTAAAtctaaaatactaaaaattaatagAACTCCGCATATAGGTAATACTTAACTCTAATTAAACATACTTAGACTAAacattattttctattaaaaaatgaTGCTAGTTGTTTACGAGCCTTACGCGCTGCCGCTCGACCTTGACCTTTATCCGACCCACTAGGCGAGGCACTAGCCGACCGAAGACGAATCTCGTGGTCACTACCTTCACTGGACCAGTCAGTGCCACCGGCATATTCCTCTGCATCCCCGTGCAGGCTGGCACGGTCTGCATCATGGTCACTATCCCCCTTCTCATCGAAAGAAGCAGGAGGTGACTGACTAGCCGTCGGACAAAGTTCCGCCCGAATGAGGTGACGCCGGTTGCGTCTATATTTTCTGCCAGACCCATCGACAACAAAATATGATCGCGGCTGTGGCGTGGCAGCCTGTACCGTCATGCGACGCCGTTCAGTTTTACCATCCGCCATTATTACCTGTTCGCCTGGACTTAATTCCGGTAAATCACGCGCATGTCTGTCGTAATATTGTTTAGCGCGAAGTCGATTACGATTTATGTTGATGAAGTCGGAATCGTTATTCCTGTCCGGTTGCAACTTATCGGTATGAACCGGAAGCGTGGTATTCAATCGTCTGCCCATTAACAACTGAGCCGGTGAACTAACCCCATCACGCGGAGTTGCCCTAAAATTAAGCAGCCCGAGATAAAAATCAGATCCAGTCATTATTgacttttttataatgtttttcaCAGTCTGAACCGCCCTTTCACTAAGCCCGTTAGCCTGTGCATAATTAGGTGAAGTGGTGGTGTGTTTGAAACAccaatctaaactaaactgtCGAAACTCTTTCGATGAATACGAACTTCCGTTATCCGTTATGAGCTCAGAAACTACGCCATGCCTTGCAAACTGGTCTTTCATGGCTGTGATCACCACCCTCGAACTCGTGTTAGATATAGGACTAACTTCTATGAAGTTAGAAAAATAGTCTACAAGtattaagaaatattttttaccaaAAACAAATATGTCCGAACCGACTTTTCTCCATGGCAAATTTGGAACTGTATGCGGAATCATGGACTCCCTAGCCGGCCTCGCGGCGTGCTCGGCGCACGCTATACACTCTCGTACCTTTCGCTCCACGTCGCGCGATATCCCGCTCCAAAACATGACGTCACGCGCGCGCCTTTTACAACGGTCAATGCCTAGGTGGCCTTCGTGTACGCGATCCAGCATTTCGCTCCTCAATTCACGCGGTATAAACACCAAGTTATCCTTAAACAAAACCCCGCCTACATATTCGAATGACGTTCTATAGGACCAATGCGCACGAACCAGACGATCTGCATCAGATCTATAACGCGGCCATCCATGCAATAAGTAATCAATTAAAATTTTGCACTCCGGATCTTTAACCGTCGCTTCCTTAACGCGTCGTAATTTATCGTCACTGTATGGTgcgttatttaaaagaaaacacgCCTGTGCATCGACTTCCGATGAGACTTTATCGTGCATGGGTTCCGCCAGCGCCGCTCGAGATAACGTGTCGGTGTAGGCACCAGTCCGAAAGGGCGTGGGTTCGAATCCCACCGCTGTCACCATGTAATGATAAGTCCAGCTGCTCGATAgtgactatttatttttattctacctGCATGCactttttatgtacttagtaataCGCATACAACAGGGGTGTACATATTTAGTGATTTATGCATTAGTATAAATAGTTTTAGAAATGGATGCTGGAACTCCTCAATGAGTAACAGCTAATCAATGGCGATCCTGATTAGTATAATactataatggggccgattcgctagtacacaatctctaaactaaactaaattaacaggtctaaatctagtgctttccttttccgcaagcaacattatgaaagggatagcaatagatttagacgtgatattttagtttagtttagatattgtgtacaaaggaattagccacaatagctTAGTAAGAAGTAAATTGGTGAAGTGCAATATAAtctaactagcttgtgctcgcgacttcgttcgcgtggactacacaattttcaaacctctatttcactccctaatttttcaaaaatcctttcttagcagatgcctacgtaataatagctatctgcatgaaaaatttaagcccgatccatctagttagtttgagctgtgcgttgatagattagtcagtcagtcagtcaccttttccttttatatatttagatttaatacaTTCTTAAAGCATTCTTAATTATTTCATATTTCGTGTACTGTGGGATAAGCAATACATGCGAAGCCGGGGAAGTCTtgttgcataggtacctaccttttccGGCCATCATCTTCAAGGCcgtttacttaatttattatccTGTCCTATCCTATTccaaatacttaatttattattctattccaatccaaatactacttatttgtTGTTACCACCATACTTTGTTACCGTTTGTTACTTTAGCCCACAGATCACTATATGTACTGTACTCTGTGATCACTATATACTAATGTACTCTTTGTACTAGTCTATGTAGTAAAATCATGGACCTAGAACTAGTTTGTATTCTATGTCCATGCTTAGAGTAGGTTGAGTCTACCTTAGACCCACAGCTTAGACTCATAGGGGTgcaaccatagattatctactatatactagagatagatgtgcgactctagatttatttttcaaagttacgcgtgtgctcacatctagagggcactaaaagcgcgctaggcgtgcgagagcgcgaaaatttaaatgctatttaaatgtactttactagaatattttatatttttgaacatgttttaaaaaaacatcaataattccattaacgtttgtttaaaacatgtttaaaaatatatattacaagactgactctttaagatactaaattataaaacactatagaaaTAAGAAGGTTTTAAgggtttgtaaaatattttattttcataaattcgtaactaggtacataaaatacatacccaaattcaagacccacgagattgtgaaataggtaacgctcaaatccaaaatttttggttatttacttttcataactttcatattactaccacaactggtgtatttcaacgatcttcaaactggtgattgcaaatttgataattcgtaactatatattatttcattaaattttaaccaagttttcatgttttcgtgtgctgtagtaaatatttatatttctgttaaatttatctgaccctgctttaataacaggactctgtagtctgtatttcctttcaccacctcgataactatattctaaggattgatttagtgactcgattcatgcctgaacgattgaccacggctacggattccggacttgtttttgctttgtgaaatgatttttctgtgaatatatttgtgcagaaaaatgccacggagatctcgatgtgtgtctggatgtgactaattcggtaagtataaaatcagcttactcgtaatctaactcaaaattacttcaatgagtcaaactctatgcaccattaaggcaccatgagcacattaggtattttatcatgatactaggtatatagttcctgcgatttcgtccgctcgaaaaaactattttagaaatcccgtgagaagtccaaatTTCGgggataaatgtggcctacaagttacaaccgtctgatgcaagctatctctgtaccaaacagatgatgacgaccactttgtctacgtggatttagggtttttgggaatcccatgggaactgtttgagttttccgtgacaaaagaagcctatgtccttaccgggatgcaagttatctctgtactaactttcatcataaacggttacacaaatttactgtaaaaagctagcatacagacaggttgacacacttttgcatttatcatattgctatggattattaactactaattctgtaaattttttgttttgtaattaagtgtacttacaacatttgttttgaactttagacttagttatttttatattataggtatcagctatcaactaattaagtacaataataaagtatagactaatgcatattttatgttattactttttcagatgtttgcatggctttccaaaacctggctactcctctctttgaaaccatttaaacaatgaaaagagatagtaggacaacatttagaaagcaagactgataatgaaataatatatagttacgaattatcaaatttgcaatcaccagtttgaagatcattgaaatacaccagttgtggtaataatatgaaagttatgaaaagtaaataaccaaaaattttggatttgagcgttacctatttcacaatctcgtgggtcttgaatttgggtatgtattttatgtacctagttacgaatttatgaaaataaaatattttacaaaaccttaaaacctttttatttctatagtgttttataatttagtatcttaaagagtcagtcttgtaatatatatttttaaacatgttttaaacaaacgttaatggaattattgatatttttttaaaacatgttcaaaaatataaaatattctagtaaagtacatttaaatagcatttaaattttcgcgctctcgcacgcctagcacgcttttagtgccctctagatgtgagcacacgcgtaactttgaaaaagaaatctagagtcgcacatctatctctagtatatagtagataatctatggcttagaccttagagtatttaaacctcagaacaaggactattattagaagtagccctattgtgacacttactgttagagcgagatagctaaatacatttaagctcttataagaacgtgacaaaatgattatgttctgtccttatcaccgtggcaacttttttgtttgccaaaatgtatttaagcaatgtaagtgagattttggcaagcaacgtgaagtgaggttatttttttatttattttttattttatttattttatatctaattagaacggcagtgccacttacactaacaagatgattaataataaatttaaatacaaataaaggtacaagaaaaaagacataaaatacaaaacgagaaaagatcaaagaattttgaatatgtacgctgagaacattgaatgacatattcatgcaatgctctcagcgtacttcaataactcccgaaccagtattatagacccatcattaaatggttatgttgactcaagtattgtaaataaataattgattcattttgttgtaaatttttttgaagttattgtgcaatggtgggttgcagtatactaggctacaatagccgaagcgaatgtaaaatagacggaataacatttcacaagtaagtacctctgcttgagcgagagggactgaagGGGCCACGCTACGCTAATTActtatctggacatatctgtgcttTAAAcctacatactctttggttggaaacatgaaaattggcatttggaAACGTCAAAATATAGTAGATACCTAATCTATGCGTCAAACCCAAACGTCGGAAAACCCAAAGAGTATTGTAATCACTACGTTTGGAAAATCCATGAAAAACTAAACCAAGGATTCACTACTcactattaaataaattaatttaacacaatacTCTTAACTCTGTGGGAAAAACTTAGGGAAAACCAAATAAAAAGGGGTGGGAGTGGTACTGTGTTGTATGGTCTACCGTCTAGAGATTGGTATTTGGTGCTGTCTTGGATGAAGTGAACTCAAGACTAggaaaagtcaaagtcaatacAAAAGAAAGGTAATTTGTGAAAAAGTTTTTGATCTAGAAGTTAAATAGCTATAAAGGGACAGAGAGCACCTCCAAATCAAACAATGTCCGGAAATAGGTGTATCGTAAACTCGAACAATCTTTTCGAAGATGACGATGATGTCGACGACGCCACCTTTGTTAAAAGTTACAGACAAAGGTTCCCACCATCGCAGCCAAAGCCATCTCAGTCACCATACATAGCGGAACTAGAAAGACAAAGGCAAATAACATTACAGAAACAAAAAGAGATCGAACAGCGTACCGTCGATTCCTCTATAAGAAGTATAGGCTTATTACGTGAGTCAGAACAAATTGGCATTGCAACTGCAGAGGAGCTGGCCCGTCAACGCGAACAACTTGAAAATACAAACAAACGGCTAGATGATATTAACACGAATCTGACTTATAGTCAAAAGCATCTTAATGGTATCAAATCAGTTTTTTATGGATTCAAGAATTACCTATCTGGTAAATCTGATCAAACACCTCCTAAAAGTCAGATATCTCCAAGTTCGAGTGGCTCCAAAGTAGGCACAAGCGGCAGATTTGATGATACTATAACTTCTATGAGTGCCAGTGGTAGTGACAATTTTGGAAGCCATCCTAGCACTCGATTGCGTGGACTAGACTCGCAAGCCACAGCTGAACCAATACCCGATTCTCAgcgtataaataaaatattggatGAGAACTTAGATGAAATGGTTTCTCATATATCAAGACTTAAAGGGCTAGGAATGGCCCTTGGGGAAGAAATAACACAGCAAAATGAACTTATAGACAAAATTCATGACAAGGCTGATGATGCAGATATAAAGATTGGTCAGCAGAACAAGCAAATGAATAAGCTCTTAGGAAAATGATAACAGTTGCATTACTTGTTCAACATAACTCATGTGCatcattattttgtaatttgttcaTGTTTGTAAAGTATATTTTGgtgtttataaaataaggactatTGTTATGAGTATACAGTTGTCTCACTAATCCAGCAATATTAAGAACCAGGAGGTGCTGGATTATTGGAATGTTCAGATTACTGGATTGTAAAGAAATATTTCAGATAGAACAAAGCATTTCGTAATGTTGTAATTTAATAAAGGAATATGTATCTATGACATACATATTTCTTCTACGCTTACATGAGCGCAGGAAGCAGTGTGGAGGGCGCAGGGGGAGGGTGACACTACTGGATTTGCTGAAGTACTGACGTACTGGATTAGTGAGACTACTGTACTTTTATTGGTATTAAGTCTAAAGACATAGTAAAATTAacatacctaactacctaccaatTAAACAAAACTACTGTAATATCAATGCCAACCACTATTAGGACTGCTTAtcttttaattaaatacattgcttatcaaaatttaaaaactgtagtTGAACACTCAATAATGATGTAAATTAGCTCCTAATTTTGTAAATGCTTCTATgttaaagtatataatattataatatttttactgttTTATGTATGACTTttgctgttttatttttatagattattatttGTAGTGTAGAGATTGCTGGTTTTGGggcaataattaataatttttatcattccattttaagttttctaaaactactatttttttatgtgaataTCATTAATTGTTATGAAGTGATTGGAATAGGTAGAGTATAAATACCTAAAAGTTCAGGAAGAGACAACATGGAGTTGTTAAAACCgccaaatatattatttttgtcgAATCCTGCAATACCAGTCTAGTATGATAATTGTGTTATATTCATTAATTGagtaacaatattataaacatttttctgGGATCTAGATAGGTAATTCTAAAATCCTGCAATTTTCGAATTACCTACAAAACTCTATAAACAAAAGCAGATGGTGTCTCAAATATTACATATTGTGTTCAattatttttaggtaggtatctatactcTATTTAGATTGCtgattataaataaactaaccATAATTAACAGGCTGCAAGCAACTCAGCTTATATTGTTATCTTACtactaataattaatagctATGAAATACCCAACTAGgaataaattgaaatatttactGCGAGCTATTTTCCTGATCAATTATGATGTAATATATCAAATATGTAAAAAAGGGTTGAAACCACATCAAATGACTTATCAGCGGTCAATAGCAATAAAAACGAAGTTTcaaagctttttttatttattcaaattcaaaactTATAAGACCGCAGGTAATCAAAATCTTCATGGCTACTACAATAACTTTTTTGGCTAGCAAAACATTTCAACTATCACATTTTCAGTATTCATTTCTGTCTGTGCATTGTGAATCTTCCTGTGCTTTTGTAATACTCTCTTATTAGCTAATTTCTTACTGCAAATATCACATGAAACCTCTTGATTAGTATGAGATtctttatgaatttttaaaccAGAGGATGTAGCAAAACCTTTAAAACATACATCACATTTATGAGGTCTGTTCATGGTATGTGTGTGAGCAATATGAACTAACAAAGAATGCTTAGTAGCAAAACTTCTATTGCAATCTTTATGCATACACATAAATGGCCTTGGCTGCTCTTGACCCGTATGAATCAGTCTATGAACTCTTAAGTAAGATGCCCTTGTGTAGGATTTAGGACAATCTGGGCAAGCAAATTCTTTTAAACCAGAATGAATCTTCAAATGCATCATTAAGGTCGATTTTGCTGTAAATTTCTTTCCACATGTTACACAGACAAATAATTTACAATTGCTAGAATGTGCAACACGAAAGTGTTCTTTCAAAGATTGTCTTGATTTGTAAGTCTTATTACAAAATCCACATTTGAATTGGTTGACATTAATATGGGATGCCATGTGTTGTCTTAAACCACTTGATGTGTGGAAACTTTTACCACACTTAGGGCAAAGAAATCTACGGAAGTCACTATGTTTCGCCATATGATATCTCAGACTGTATATCCTAGTGAAAGATTTAGAGCACAAGCTGCATACATATCTCTTTTCACCTTCTTGCCGAGGAAGTCTCTCTGTTGAGGTTATTTCTGTTACAGGTGGCAAAGGTGTCACTTCCTTACTTTCAGCCACTTGGAGTCCAAAATTTACAACTGGGCGGTTACTGTATAGTGGTACATCATACTCATGATCTTGATACACAACATTTATATCAATAACATCCATATTATCAGCTCTTTGAAAATTGTTGGGCGTTGACTGTATACTAAATAAATGTGTTAGTGTCACATTTGCTCTTAAGCAATTGAGTTTGAAATTATAGGCGAGCAGAGCAGTAGAAACACACGAAGCGCACATTCCTTGAGGCCAATTTTCTTCATCATTattctaaacaaaaaaaaattagatggttaggttattaaaataatCTACATCAAGACAgaaaatgagtaggtaggtattttaaatacttacttctAAACAGTTGAGAAAAATAAGAATGTCAATaagctttattttattcatttcatgATAAACTAAATCTTGTATGTTCATAAACATAGATGGATCGTTCGAATCATAATCCATGAGACATGTTCGACATATGttttttgaagtaggtaaaaTAGAATTAGTGAACTCCATGCTAATTGCTAAACCTTGTCCACtaccaaaattcaaaatataaaatgttggtTCTTGTTCTTCCCATGTTCTTCCATTCAAAGAGTAGGtaatcactaggtacctacgtttctTCAATTTTTATCACAGATATTCCTTCTTTTCCTGCACCATCACAGACACCGATCACAGATTATCAAGATTTACCATTACCTTACCACAGATATACCAGATATGCAAGTTGCAACTAGCGTAGCGTGGCCCCGTCAGTCCCTCttgctcaagcagaggtacttacttgtgaaatgttatttcatctattttacgttcgcttcggctattgtagcccagtacactgcaacccaccattctCCAAATGTGTTCTGtgccaccattgcacaataacttcaaaaacaacaaaacaaatcaattatttctttaaaatacttgagtcaacataacctttgtttgtcaagatcacacatacaaatacatcttgacaaacaaaaaaagtggccacggtgataaggacaaaacataatcattttgtcacgttctaatgttacgcttaaatgtatttagctatctcgctctaacagtaaaagtcacaataaaaaaaatagaagtaGCCCACTTCTAAAGGTAATAGGggttaaataaattatgaaattgCCGTTTTATTGTAAAAGGTACTTCGAATTGACATAGAACCTTCATGGTTTGAGATTTTTGAGTGAAACTTTTTACatacggtaggtacctatgtagttctTCTTTAAAAAATGTGCAACATTCGATTATCAActttcagttgttttttttattcagcttaGACAATAAAGATGGATACTTCGAAAATTCATGTGATTTTTGAATACGAGTTCCGACGCGGAACTAACGCGGCAGAAACAGCTCGCAATATTAATGTTGCGTTTGGAGAGGAGACTGTTAATGAACGAACTGTGCGATTTTGGTTTAAACGCTTTCGTGATGGAAACTTCGATTTGAAGAACGAACCACGTGGAAGACCGCCCACACAGTTGAATAAGAATGATTTGAAAGAGATGGTGGAAGCCGATCCGAGCCAAACTACCCAGGAATTAGCGGCATGGTTTAACGTTACCTTACCAACAATATTGACTCATTTGCgtcaaatgaataaaattaaaaaatatgaaaaatgggTGGCTCATGATTTGACTGATCTGCAGAAACTTGCGTTGCGTTGTGATTGAATCGATACAGAAATGAAGCAATATTGGATCGAATTGTGACATAATATGATGAAAAATGGATTCTTTACGATAATCGTAAGCGGAAAATGCAATGGCTGACCCCAGGTCAAACGCCGCAATAGTGTCCTAAAGCAAAGC
Proteins encoded in this window:
- the Snap29 gene encoding synaptosomal-associated protein 29, with product MSGNRCIVNSNNLFEDDDDVDDATFVKSYRQRFPPSQPKPSQSPYIAELERQRQITLQKQKEIEQRTVDSSIRSIGLLRESEQIGIATAEELARQREQLENTNKRLDDINTNLTYSQKHLNGIKSVFYGFKNYLSGKSDQTPPKSQISPSSSGSKVGTSGRFDDTITSMSASGSDNFGSHPSTRLRGLDSQATAEPIPDSQRINKILDENLDEMVSHISRLKGLGMALGEEITQQNELIDKIHDKADDADIKIGQQNKQMNKLLGK
- the LOC117985351 gene encoding gastrula zinc finger protein XlCGF57.1-like codes for the protein MEFTNSILPTSKNICRTCLMDYDSNDPSMFMNIQDLVYHEMNKIKLIDILIFLNCLENNDEENWPQGMCASCVSTALLAYNFKLNCLRANVTLTHLFSIQSTPNNFQRADNMDVIDINVVYQDHEYDVPLYSNRPVVNFGLQVAESKEVTPLPPVTEITSTERLPRQEGEKRYVCSLCSKSFTRIYSLRYHMAKHSDFRRFLCPKCGKSFHTSSGLRQHMASHINVNQFKCGFCNKTYKSRQSLKEHFRVAHSSNCKLFVCVTCGKKFTAKSTLMMHLKIHSGLKEFACPDCPKSYTRASYLRVHRLIHTGQEQPRPFMCMHKDCNRSFATKHSLLVHIAHTHTMNRPHKCDVCFKGFATSSGLKIHKESHTNQEVSCDICSKKLANKRVLQKHRKIHNAQTEMNTENVIVEMFC